One part of the Chloroflexota bacterium genome encodes these proteins:
- the mutL gene encoding DNA mismatch repair endonuclease MutL has product MPIRILPPQVASKIAAGEVVERPASVVKELVENAIDAGATDIRIELRNGGRRLIRVNDNGCGIPEDEAALAFARHATSKISSEQDLLRIQTLGFRGEALASIAAVSQVTMLTSVRDGGAGILLRLEGGELVQREKHASRPGTVVTVENLFYNTPARLKFLRSEATESSHIIKLVGAYAIAYPELRFTLIENGKLVLQTSGTGKLYDVLVKVFGLEIAQQMLEIQPEESVPNHDLPPQPSSEVRVQGYIGSPSLHRATRDYQLFFVNRRWIKDRSLSYAVEEAYRTILPTGRYPVAILNITMPPADVDVNVHPTKREVRFREPRGVFAAVQRAVRYTVLQQSPVATATGRPAAMLPREWERYQPQLLKPLASEAGLTPAQMALEIQRTADVEPAMISSVPMLERLPMLRVLGQVRQTYIIAEGPDGLYLIDQHAAHERVLFEQLQAEHASMTASAQNLLQPLPIELPPHQRSLLDAILEPLSALGFDIAPFGGDTYLVRAIPSTLQPADVPDVIAELLDVASEGRDTTLSAERLLTIIACHGAVRAGQTLTLDEARELVRLLEKTTSPYTCPHGRPTMIHLSSAQLERSFNRR; this is encoded by the coding sequence ATGCCTATCCGAATATTGCCACCCCAGGTAGCGAGCAAGATCGCAGCTGGGGAAGTGGTAGAGCGACCAGCCTCTGTGGTCAAAGAACTAGTCGAAAATGCCATTGATGCTGGCGCGACCGATATTCGCATTGAGCTAAGAAATGGCGGGCGCCGTCTTATTCGCGTCAATGACAACGGTTGTGGCATTCCCGAAGATGAGGCAGCTTTGGCTTTTGCACGGCATGCAACAAGCAAGATCTCCAGTGAACAAGACCTCTTGCGCATCCAAACTCTGGGCTTCCGTGGCGAGGCCCTAGCCAGCATAGCGGCTGTATCTCAAGTAACTATGCTCACCTCCGTACGAGATGGGGGAGCAGGCATCTTATTGCGTTTAGAGGGCGGCGAACTCGTACAAAGAGAAAAACATGCCAGTCGCCCAGGAACTGTGGTCACCGTGGAGAATCTTTTCTACAACACCCCTGCCAGGCTCAAATTCCTGCGTTCAGAAGCCACAGAAAGCAGCCATATTATCAAACTCGTCGGCGCTTATGCCATTGCCTACCCTGAATTACGCTTTACTCTGATCGAGAATGGCAAGCTAGTCCTGCAAACATCCGGCACCGGCAAATTGTACGATGTGCTGGTCAAAGTCTTTGGATTGGAGATAGCCCAGCAGATGCTGGAGATTCAACCGGAGGAGAGTGTGCCAAACCACGATCTCCCACCCCAACCTAGCAGCGAAGTGCGCGTGCAGGGGTATATTGGAAGCCCCAGCCTACATCGGGCTACACGGGATTACCAACTCTTTTTCGTCAACCGTCGCTGGATAAAGGATCGTTCGCTCAGCTATGCAGTCGAGGAAGCCTACCGTACCATTTTGCCAACTGGACGTTATCCCGTAGCCATTTTGAACATTACGATGCCACCAGCCGATGTGGATGTCAATGTGCATCCGACCAAGCGTGAGGTACGTTTCCGCGAGCCAAGAGGGGTCTTTGCCGCTGTCCAGCGTGCAGTGCGCTACACTGTGTTGCAACAATCTCCCGTGGCTACAGCGACTGGCCGACCTGCAGCAATGCTACCTCGCGAATGGGAGAGGTATCAACCACAACTTCTCAAGCCTCTTGCCTCGGAAGCAGGCCTTACCCCTGCACAGATGGCATTGGAGATACAACGCACTGCCGATGTAGAGCCAGCCATGATCAGCAGCGTTCCCATGTTGGAGCGGCTGCCTATGCTTCGTGTGCTTGGACAGGTTCGGCAAACGTACATCATCGCCGAAGGGCCAGATGGTCTCTACCTGATTGACCAGCACGCTGCTCATGAACGGGTCCTTTTTGAACAATTGCAAGCGGAGCATGCCAGCATGACTGCATCTGCACAGAATCTACTGCAGCCATTGCCCATTGAATTGCCACCTCACCAACGCAGCTTGCTGGATGCCATTTTGGAACCCCTGAGCGCGCTTGGTTTTGACATTGCACCTTTTGGTGGTGACACCTATCTGGTTCGTGCTATCCCCTCAACTTTACAACCAGCGGATGTGCCAGACGTGATCGCCGAACTGCTCGATGTGGCCAGCGAGGGACGTGACACAACTCTATCGGCCGAGCGTCTGTTGACCATCATTGCTTGCCACGGCGCAGTACGTGCTGGTCAGACCCTTACGCTAGATGAAGCGCGTGAACTGGTCCGGCTATTGGAAAAAACCACTTCCCCTTACACCTGTCCACATGGGCGGCCTACCATGATCCACCTGAGCTCAGCGCAACTAGAACGAAGCTTCAATCGGCGATAG